Genomic DNA from Candidatus Nitrosopumilus koreensis AR1:
TATGGTTGTAGATAAGTAATTTAATTAGAAAATGAAATCAAATTCTGTTTTTGTAATTGCTGAAGCTGGTTCTAACTGGAGAATGGGTACTCCGGAAAGAGATCTAAAAATGGCAAAAACCTTGATTGATATTGCATCTAAATCAGGTGCAGATGCAGTAAAATTTCAAACTTATCGATCAAAAACAGTTTATGTTCCAAATGCAGGAACAGTAGATTATCTTTCAAAACGAGGAATTAAAGAATCAATTACAAAAATTTTTGATGATTTATCTATGCCATATGAAATGATTCCTGTTTTAGCCAAGTATTGTAAATCTAAAAAAATCGAATTCATGTCTACACCATTTTCAATAGATGATGCAAAAGCAATTGATCCTTATGTACGTCGTCATAAACTTGCTTCATCTGAAATTACTCACAGTAGATTAATTGAATTTTTAGCTAAAACAAAAAAGCCATTAATTATTTCAACTGGAGCAGCTAATTTAACAGATATTGAATGGGCAATAAACCACTTTTATTCTCATGGAGGAAAAAAACTCTATTTGTTACAAACAACAATGAAATATCCCGCATCTTTGGAAAGCTTAAACCTTTCGGCAATTACTCATTTAAAAAATAAATTTAATTTGCCTGTAGGATTTTCTGATCATAGTGAAGACCCAGTAATTGGACCAATTGTTGCAGTAACTCTTGGTGCTGAAATTATTGAGAAACATTTCACATTAAATAAACACTTACCTGGCCCGGACAATTCTTTTGCACTAGAACCAAATCAATTAAAGAATATGATTGCTGCAATACATAATGCACAAAAATGTTTTGGAAAAAATAAAAAATTGTTTTAAAAGAAGAAAAGTATTATCAAAATTTTTCACAGAGATCACTTCAATGTATAAAACCAATTAAAAAAGGTGAAATTTTCAACGAAGGAAAAAATTTTGATATTTTACGTTCTGGTTTACAAAAGAAGGGGCTACATCCAAAATTTATTGATGAAATTGAAGGAAAAAAATCTACTAGAAACATTCCTTTAGGTGATGGAATAATGATTGATGATTATGAAAAAATATGAATGGATCTTTATTGATTTTGATGGAACATTAGTTGATAGTTTGAATTCATTGTATAATGTATACTTGAATTTTCTAAAAAAATTCAATATTGTTGGAAATAAAAATGAATTTACAAAGTTAAATGGTCCCACATTAACTGAAATTGTTTCATATTTTAAAAAACGATACAATATTAACGAAAACGAATCTGAGTTATTAAAAACATATGAACATGAAATAGAATTATCATATTCACAAAATGTAAAACCAATTCCAGGTAGAGAAATATTATTAGATTTTTTTAGAAAAAATGGATATAATGTGGCGTTAGTAACTTCATGTTCACAGAAAATTATTTTATCGTATTTGAATGATCATAATTGGAATTCCTTTTTTGATGTGATTATTTATGGAGATCTAGTAACCCATTCCAAACCTGACCCTGAGATATACAATTTAGCTTTAACAAAAGCAAAATGTGATCGAGAGAAAATTTTGGTATTAGAAGATTCAGAAAATGGGTATATCAGCGCAAAAAAGGCTGGATTAAATTGTATTGTTGTACATAATAAATCACAGCAAGAGATATTTTCTTTATTTCAATAAGATTCTCATTGGATTATGAAATTATTTCAAAAGGGGAAATTGTACTTTATCATGTAATTGACGAAGATGACATTTCAAAAGAAACTATGGAACAAATCTCAGCATATTGGAATGATTATGTAAAATCAAAAAATTCTTCTGCATTTAATGATAAAGTTCTACGATTTGTTAGATTAGATCAAAAAAACAAAAATAAAATCTTCGTTACCTTTACAGATTATAAAAATATTATAGTTGATAGAAATTTTTTAAACTCCTCCCTTGGTTTGTATCAAGTTGGTGTCAGTGGATTATTACTTGTTCACGAACAAAATGATACTTTTGTATTATTTGCAAAACGAAGTAACAATGTTACAGAATATCCAAATTTTTACGAATTAGTTCCTTCTGGAAATTTAGATAAATCTGTTTTAGATGAAGATGGAATTATACATTTTGATTCAAAAATTTTAGATGAATTTAAAGAAGAAACTGGCATATCTGATTCATTAATCAGCAATTCACAATCTTTTTGTTTTGTAAGAGATAACATTAATCATGTTTATGATGTCTGTTGTATACTAGAAATCAATACTGATCGAAGATTGTTTGATGATTCATTTAAAAACGTGTCAGAATTCTATTCTCCATGCTTTGTCAATATTAAAAATTTAAAAAAATTTCTTACAGACCATGTATCTGAAATTGTACCAACATCTAAAGCAATATTGGAATGTTTTTTTGAGAAAAACAACACTTGATCACTAAAGGTAAATTTCAAAATATAAGAAAGGTATTATATCTTAATGTTGAGAAAATTTTATGATATTTTTATTTTGTGCCTATAGAGATTGGGCCTTAGAACTTTATACAAAACTTTCAAAAAAATATAAAATGAAACTAATATCTTCCCCTAAAGATTTAACTTTAAAAAATGTAAAAAAAATCAATCCTACAATGATTTTTTTCCCTGATTGGTCTTGGATTGTACCAAAAACTATTATTCAAAATTATCCTTGTGTGTGTTTTCATGAGTCTGATTTACCAAAATTCAGAGGTGGTAGTCCGATTCAAAATCAAATTATTAATGGAATCGTTAAAACAAAAACCACCGCATTTTTCATGGATGAGGGATTAGATACTGGAAATATAATTATGAAAAAAGATTTATCATTAAAGGGTTCTATACAAGACATCTTCCAACGAATGATCTCAAATGATTATGATATGATTATAAAAATTATCAAAGGGAAATATAAAATTAAAAAACAAAATGGAAAACCAACAGTTTACAAAAGAAGAAAACCTGAAGATAGTGAATTAAAACATTTGAATCATTCTACTCAATATTTGTATAATTTTATCAGAATGCTTGAAGATCCATATCCTAATGCTTTCATAAAACTTGGTACAAAGAAAATTATCTTTAAATCTGTAAAACAAAATAAAGATAAGTTGGAATTTAGAGGTGTTATTGAATGAAGGCTTTAGTTGTAGCAGCACATCCTGATGATGAAGTTCTAGGAATGGGTGGAACAATTAAAAAACTAACCCGTGCTGGAAATGATATCAAAATAGTTATTATGGCAACGGGAATCACTTCACGACGTTCAACAAATTATAAAAACTCAAATTCATATGAAATTGATGAACAAACTTCTAAAACTATGAAAACACAAATTGAAAAGTTACGTCAAGATGCTATACGCTCATCAAAAATTTTAGGTGTAAAAAAATTGAATTTGAAGATTTTCCAGATAATGAAATGGATATTGTTTCAAATCTAGAAATCACAAAAAGGATAGAAAAATCTATTTTTGATTTTAAACCTGATACTGTTTTCACTCATTCACAATACGATGTTAATGTTGATCATAGAGCAATTTTTAATGCAACAATAACTGCTACACGACCAAAACAGAAATCTACCGTAAAAGAAGTAATATCATTTGAAGTTCCATCCTCAACTGAGTGGTATTTTCCATCTAGATTTTCACCAAATATCTTTGTAGATATTCACAAAGAACTTCCATTCAAATTAAAAGCATTAAAAGAATACAAAACTGAATTAGAAAAATTTCCACATCCTAGATCATTAGAATCATTAGAAATTATTTCAAAACGTTGGGGTACTGTCTCTGGTTATCTTTCTGCTGAAGCATTTTATTTAGTTAGACAATTAAAATCAAAATTTTAATTTTATACGTATTTTGATTTATTGATATTTTTAATTATAAAATCAACATTATTTTCTGTAAGGTTTGGATGCATTGGAATTGACACAATTTCTTTTCCAACTTCTTCAGTAATTTTCAATTTTTGTTTTTGAGCATAAAATGTCATTTTATGAATCGGATTATAATGAATTCCAGTTTCAATTCCATTACGATTCATTTCCTTCATAAATTTTTCTCTATTTTTTACTCTAATCCAAAACAAATGGTATGAACATTCATAATTAAATGGCATTTTATTTTCAACTGTAATTTCTTCACAATAACGCTTTGCAATTTTTTTACGAATTTTATTTACTTTATCTAATTTTTTAAGTTGTTTTAACCCGATTGCTGCTGAAAACTCATTCATGTAGTAATTCCAACCTAATTCCGTGATATCATATGTACTACCTTTTCTATTTGATATTCCACACCATCTTTTTGTTAGTAAATTTTTTCTCGATTTTAAACTAGATTTGTTATTTAGAGTAATTGCCCCTCCATTAGGCATTGCCAAATTTTTCACAGGATGAAAACTGAAACAAACTGCATCTCCATGAACTCCAATTTTCTTTTTTTTGTATGAAGCACCAG
This window encodes:
- a CDS encoding HAD family hydrolase encodes the protein MKKYEWIFIDFDGTLVDSLNSLYNVYLNFLKKFNIVGNKNEFTKLNGPTLTEIVSYFKKRYNINENESELLKTYEHEIELSYSQNVKPIPGREILLDFFRKNGYNVALVTSCSQKIILSYLNDHNWNSFFDVIIYGDLVTHSKPDPEIYNLALTKAKCDREKILVLEDSENGYISAKKAGLNCIVVHNKSQQEIFSLFQ
- a CDS encoding N-acetylneuraminate synthase family protein yields the protein MKSNSVFVIAEAGSNWRMGTPERDLKMAKTLIDIASKSGADAVKFQTYRSKTVYVPNAGTVDYLSKRGIKESITKIFDDLSMPYEMIPVLAKYCKSKKIEFMSTPFSIDDAKAIDPYVRRHKLASSEITHSRLIEFLAKTKKPLIISTGAANLTDIEWAINHFYSHGGKKLYLLQTTMKYPASLESLNLSAITHLKNKFNLPVGFSDHSEDPVIGPIVAVTLGAEIIEKHFTLNKHLPGPDNSFALEPNQLKNMIAAIHNAQKCFGKNKKLF
- a CDS encoding DegT/DnrJ/EryC1/StrS family aminotransferase, with translation MKKKIKLFEVNSDQQEKNVINQVLKSGFWASGSGVGNVNRFEEKFSKYIGSKFSVAVNSGTAALHLALSLIDLKNKEVILPSLSFVSTAHAVVYNGGRPIFADVDSKTLCIDPENIKSHISKKTRVILPVHFGGMACNLDTIKKICKDNNIILIEDAAHAAGASYKKKKIGVHGDAVCFSFHPVKNLAMPNGGAITLNNKSSLKSRKNLLTKRWCGISNRKGSTYDITELGWNYYMNEFSAAIGLKQLKKLDKVNKIRKKIAKRYCEEITVENKMPFNYECSYHLFWIRVKNREKFMKEMNRNGIETGIHYNPIHKMTFYAQKQKLKITEEVGKEIVSIPMHPNLTENNVDFIIKNINKSKYV
- a CDS encoding formyltransferase family protein, whose amino-acid sequence is MKLISSPKDLTLKNVKKINPTMIFFPDWSWIVPKTIIQNYPCVCFHESDLPKFRGGSPIQNQIINGIVKTKTTAFFMDEGLDTGNIIMKKDLSLKGSIQDIFQRMISNDYDMIIKIIKGKYKIKKQNGKPTVYKRRKPEDSELKHLNHSTQYLYNFIRMLEDPYPNAFIKLGTKKIIFKSVKQNKDKLEFRGVIE